In one window of Skermanella rosea DNA:
- a CDS encoding YeaH/YhbH family protein yields the protein MNIIDRRLNPKGKSLANRQRFLRRAKEQIVKAVRDSSGKRSIQDIENGDKISISTGGVREPTFHRSASGGLREHVVPGNKEFVEGDTIPRPEGGGGRGGSEGSPDGEGEDDFRFVLSREEFLDIFMEDLELPDLVKQKIKQTENYSLHRAGYSSSGSPSNLNLVRTMRNSLSRRIALRRPKPEEIERLEQEIAELEAGGTDDARLAELRGELERQLRRSKVIPYLDPVDVRYNRFERVPRPVAQAVMFCLMDVSGSMTEHMKDLAKRFFILLYLFLKRRYRHVDIVFIRHTHEAKEVDEETFFYSAETGGTVVSTALEEMRRIIADRYPEAEWNIYAAQASDGDNMSNDNAKSAALLENVILPMCQYFAYIEVSQDYEGGLGGALGSSLGRETDLWRTYKLVAKPGAPIAMRKVRTRREIFPVFRDLFSRENATA from the coding sequence ATGAACATCATTGACCGGCGCCTCAATCCCAAGGGCAAAAGCCTGGCAAACCGCCAGCGCTTCCTGCGCCGCGCCAAGGAGCAGATCGTCAAGGCGGTGCGCGACAGCTCGGGCAAGCGCAGCATCCAGGACATCGAGAACGGCGACAAGATCTCGATCTCCACGGGCGGCGTTCGCGAGCCGACGTTCCACCGCTCGGCGAGCGGCGGGCTGCGCGAGCACGTGGTGCCGGGCAACAAGGAGTTCGTGGAAGGTGACACCATCCCGCGGCCGGAAGGCGGCGGCGGGCGGGGCGGCTCGGAGGGCAGCCCCGACGGCGAAGGCGAGGACGATTTCCGCTTCGTGCTCAGCCGGGAGGAGTTCCTGGACATCTTCATGGAGGACCTGGAACTTCCCGATCTGGTCAAGCAGAAGATCAAGCAGACGGAGAACTACTCGCTGCACCGCGCCGGCTACAGCTCCAGCGGGTCGCCGTCCAACCTCAACCTGGTGCGCACCATGCGCAACAGCCTGTCCAGGCGCATAGCGCTGCGCCGGCCCAAGCCGGAGGAGATCGAACGCCTGGAGCAGGAGATCGCAGAGCTGGAGGCCGGCGGCACCGACGACGCGCGGCTGGCGGAGCTGCGCGGCGAGCTGGAGCGCCAGCTTCGCCGCAGCAAGGTGATCCCCTACCTCGACCCGGTGGACGTCCGCTACAACCGGTTCGAGCGGGTGCCCCGTCCGGTGGCCCAGGCGGTGATGTTCTGCCTGATGGACGTTTCGGGATCTATGACGGAGCACATGAAGGACCTCGCCAAGCGGTTCTTCATCCTGCTCTACCTGTTCCTGAAGCGGCGCTACCGGCACGTCGACATCGTCTTCATCCGGCACACCCACGAGGCCAAGGAGGTCGACGAGGAGACCTTCTTCTACAGCGCCGAGACGGGAGGTACCGTCGTCTCCACCGCGCTGGAGGAGATGCGCCGGATCATCGCGGACCGCTATCCCGAAGCCGAGTGGAACATCTACGCGGCCCAGGCGTCGGACGGCGACAACATGTCGAACGACAACGCCAAGTCCGCGGCGCTGCTGGAAAACGTGATCCTGCCGATGTGCCAGTACTTCGCCTACATCGAGGTCAGCCAGGACTACGAGGGCGGCCTGGGCGGGGCGCTCGGCTCCTCGCTGGGACGCGAGACCGATCTCTGGCGGACCTACAAGCTGGTGGCGAAACCGGGAGCGCCGATCGCCATGCGCAAGGTCCGTACCCGCCGGGAAATCTTCCCGGTCTTCCGCGACCTGTTCTCGCGGGAGAACGCGACGGCCTGA
- a CDS encoding PrkA family serine protein kinase: MFPADDLFSRYAQNYEGRKEVEMTLVEYLEACKGDPLIYSTAAERILAAIGEAEVVDTAKDPRLGRIFMNRTIKVYPAFSDFYGMEETIERIVGFFRHAAQGLEERKQILYLLGPVGGGKSSLAERLKSLMEHQPIYALKAGKEISPLFESPLGLFDPEQMGPVLEDKFGIPRRRLTGLMSPWAVKRLDEFGGDISKFRVVRLMPSKLRQVGVSKTEPGDENNQDISSLVGKVDIRKLEMFSQNDPDAYSFSGGLNRATQGILEFVEMFKAPIKMLHPLLTATQEGNYVGTENIGAMPFQGIILAHSNEAEWQSFKNNKNNEAFIDRICVIKVPYCLRVTEEQSIYHKLIQGSDLAAAPCAPATLQMMARFSVLSRLREHENSSIYSKMRIYDGETLKETDPKARSMQEYRDAAGVDEGMEGISTRFAFKVLAATFNYDNTEISADPVHLMYVLEQSIKREQFPEDTEKRYLEFIKGELAPRYAEFIGNEIQKAYLESYHDYGQNLFDRYVDYADAWIEDQDFKDPDTGQLMNRDLLNQELTKIEKPAGIANPKDFRNEVVKFALRARANNAGRNPSWTSYEKIREVIERRMFSQVEDLLPVISFGSKKDSETEKKHSDFVERMMERGYTERQVRRLVEWYMRVKQAG; this comes from the coding sequence ATGTTCCCGGCCGACGACCTGTTTTCTCGCTACGCACAGAACTACGAGGGTCGCAAAGAAGTCGAGATGACCCTCGTCGAGTACCTTGAGGCGTGCAAGGGCGACCCGCTGATCTACTCCACCGCCGCGGAACGCATCCTGGCGGCGATCGGGGAGGCGGAGGTCGTGGATACAGCCAAGGACCCGCGCCTCGGCCGTATCTTCATGAACCGCACGATCAAGGTCTATCCCGCCTTCAGCGACTTCTACGGCATGGAGGAGACGATCGAGCGCATCGTCGGCTTCTTCCGGCATGCCGCGCAGGGACTGGAAGAGCGCAAGCAGATCCTCTACCTGCTGGGCCCGGTGGGCGGCGGCAAGTCCTCCCTCGCGGAGCGGCTGAAGTCGTTGATGGAGCACCAGCCGATCTACGCGCTGAAGGCCGGCAAGGAGATCAGCCCGCTGTTCGAGAGCCCGCTGGGCCTGTTCGATCCCGAGCAGATGGGTCCCGTGCTGGAGGACAAGTTCGGCATTCCCCGCCGGCGCCTGACCGGCCTGATGAGCCCCTGGGCGGTCAAGCGGCTTGACGAGTTCGGCGGCGACATCTCCAAGTTCCGCGTCGTCCGGCTGATGCCGTCCAAGCTCCGCCAGGTCGGCGTGTCCAAGACCGAGCCGGGCGACGAGAACAACCAGGACATATCCAGCCTGGTCGGCAAGGTCGACATCCGCAAGCTGGAGATGTTCAGCCAGAACGACCCCGACGCCTACAGTTTCTCCGGCGGCCTGAACCGGGCGACCCAGGGCATCCTGGAATTCGTCGAGATGTTCAAGGCACCGATCAAGATGCTGCACCCGCTGCTGACGGCGACCCAGGAAGGCAACTATGTCGGCACCGAGAATATCGGCGCCATGCCGTTCCAGGGCATCATCCTGGCCCACTCCAACGAGGCGGAGTGGCAGAGCTTCAAGAACAACAAGAACAACGAAGCCTTCATCGACCGCATCTGCGTGATCAAGGTGCCTTACTGCCTGCGGGTGACCGAGGAGCAGAGCATCTATCACAAGCTGATCCAGGGTAGCGACCTGGCGGCCGCCCCCTGCGCGCCGGCGACGCTTCAGATGATGGCCCGCTTCTCGGTCCTGTCGCGCCTGCGTGAGCACGAGAACTCCAGCATCTATTCCAAGATGCGGATCTATGACGGCGAGACCCTGAAGGAGACCGACCCCAAGGCCCGGTCGATGCAGGAATACCGCGACGCGGCCGGCGTGGACGAGGGCATGGAAGGCATCTCGACCCGGTTCGCCTTCAAGGTGCTGGCGGCGACCTTCAACTACGACAACACCGAGATCTCGGCCGATCCGGTCCACCTGATGTATGTGCTCGAGCAGTCGATCAAGCGCGAGCAATTCCCGGAGGACACCGAGAAGCGCTACCTGGAGTTCATCAAGGGCGAGCTGGCGCCGCGCTACGCGGAGTTCATCGGCAACGAGATCCAGAAAGCCTACCTGGAATCCTACCACGACTATGGTCAGAACCTGTTCGACCGCTATGTCGATTATGCCGATGCCTGGATCGAGGACCAGGACTTCAAGGATCCCGACACCGGCCAGTTGATGAACCGCGACCTGCTGAACCAGGAGCTGACCAAGATCGAGAAGCCGGCGGGCATCGCCAACCCCAAGGACTTCCGCAACGAGGTCGTCAAGTTCGCCCTGCGGGCCCGGGCCAACAATGCCGGCCGCAACCCGTCATGGACCTCCTACGAGAAGATCCGGGAGGTCATCGAGCGGCGCATGTTCAGCCAGGTGGAGGATCTGCTGCCCGTGATCAGCTTCGGCAGCAAGAAGGACAGCGAGACCGAGAAGAAGCATTCCGACTTCGTCGAGCGTATGATGGAGCGGGGCTACACTGAACGGCAGGTCCGCCGGCTGGTCGAGTGGTACATGCGAGTGAAGCAGGCCGGCTGA